The nucleotide window aaaaaaaacgactcATTAGCACGAGGGATCATTATACAAACAAAACCAACAGCAGTGGAGTCCagcgacaacctcggataggttggaactccgacttaatcttGACCGTTGGCTCCCCCTCATTTGACCCCGCTTGGTATTCCCATCCGGCAGTGGCAACACAGaccccccgccagtaggacatggaaTCTTTTAGATTCTCGATCAACTTGGGCGCCCCCTGGCGGCGACTTAGGTTCACCTGCCCACTGCAATCCTAGCGCTTTacgtacaccaactcgtagaagtgcagcacctccgccacggttggaCCCTCGCAACCGGACAAGCGCTAGAACGAGTTGATCGCCAtcaacaaccgccacatgttagggaaaatttgcccaaaggcgaggCTGAATTCGCacaccaaaatttggagatttggcaggATAGCCTCATGCACGGCGGCATGCCCCGCTGGCAGCATTGACGATCTCTCGTCCTTCAGCGGCAGACGCAGCTTCAAGACTCCAGGTAGTCCAAACACTCGCTTCAACAGGTTTACTGCGGCAACGGTCATCCCCCCTGCCTCGTCAACAGAGGTACCGTCACGGAGAACTCATGCTGACTCGATCTCCTCCCCACCAGTCTCTCTCCCATCAGCAGAACCACTAGCAGCGCTATTGCTCATTAACCACTCTTCGCGCCTATGGCGAGCCGCGGCTTCCTCCCCCACCCTAGAGCTCTCTGCACGACCGACACGATCCATGGCCACCtcccagggtatggtctgtagcggctcgatgtctagcggttcggacagtgagattcctgcaggggcagacagATGCAATGAATCAATAAATACCCTATctgccacgctgaacgacatgTCAAACccagaatcctcactgctcaagatctctacgacgctagccattacaaaccctaaaacccaaaccagtcagttcAAACAGGATCTAAACTCATCCTTACCTGTTGtcacccaagaacatcaagaacacccatacccagaaaacccagaaaatgccaaaataaGAACAAAATGCACTCACTCCAACCCAGATTCGACTTTCTACCAGGGCAAGAACCCTTAATCTCCTATCAAACACCCAAAAACCCACCCCCAAACATAACTCTAGACCCCCAAATCACTtcagaaaacagaaaaccagAAATCgacataaacaaaaaaaaaaaccaataaaacagGACCGAGATTTGGGGCTACCAACCTCAATGACAGAAACTCTGGTATGCTCGAAAGTGCTCAACTTCACTTCAGAAAAATCTTCGTCTTCCAAAGATCAACAACTTCACGGAGATTGCAGAACCTTCTCAGATCTTAGAGCAAGGCTTGAGGACGACGATAATAGGCAAAAGTACAAAGTGTTAAACCTCCAGGTTTTCCCTCTATTTTATGTCAACATCCAAGCAATCTAGgccgtccgctgaaaaacgacgTCACACGACAACTGAACACATGGCCAACGATCGCACTTAATAGCCTGCTTAACCGAGGCATCGCCTCGGTTACAGAATCTATGATTActcacattaatggcgaggagacgggaGTGCTGCAGAGACGTTATTCCACACGTTAACCCAGTACATGTCAGCCACGTGTCAAACGCCGTCAGACGAAGCGACCATCGAAGAGGCAGGTCACAACTCAGCGAGACAGTCGCCGCTAAGTGCaacaccactagcggaacttctccctttttcaTCTTGCCCTTTTTCATCTtacgagatagtctccgctgagcgcaactccgctagcagaacttctctctttttcatcttgcaagtgagatagtctccgctaagcgcaactcggCTAGCAGAACTGCTCCCTCTTAATCTTGCAAgagagatagtctccgctaagtgtAAATcggctagcggaacttctccctcttcatcttacaagcgagatagtctccgctaagcgcaactccgctagcagaacttctctctttttcatcttgcaagtgagatagtctccgctaagcgcaactcggCTAGAGGAACTTCTCCCTCTTCACCTTGCAAGCGAGATGGTCTCCACTAAGTGCAACTCGGCTAGCGGAACTGCTCCctcttcatcttgcaagcgagatagtctccgctaagagcaactccctcttcatcttgcaagcgagatagtctccgctaagcgcaactccgctagcagaacttctccctcttcatcttgcaagcaagatGGTCTCCGCTAGGCGCAACACCACCAGCAGAACTTCCCTATTTACCTTACAAGAGAGGCCGTCACCACTGACTGCAACGCCACTCACTGGGCTACTGCCAGACAGGTCCCCGCGACACTGCTGGCCACGTACTATCAGCGGAGGGACATCCGCCAACGGCGATTCCAGAGGCAACACCTCACTTTTACAACGACCGCCAAGTGGCGTTGCAGTCAAGCCAAGGTCCTCCGGGACAAGGGGAAGCGTCAACAGAGACTTCGACGATcctgatcaggcatgttgacccccgccacttgggtatcaaagattatcgctacccaacaccctctgctaaGCGCatctcccctcaacaaacaatacaccggtcaaatggaggtctatcttagccggggagtgggggacttcctagggggcctagcaggggcccacccgaaagggtataaagcgtttgttcaataagtccatggttgacaactcactgacgctaattatgcttttgcaaagtccagcggaagtaacgcttcgaaccgctaggcaactcgcCAACCAAGatttgccctccttgactggggagttgggggacttgtacttacataggcatttgcaagcataattagctacaatgagccacgctcatactaccgccagcggtaccaactcccgccaaatgagtgacctacgggaacacagctAAGCAagctaccgcttgagccccggCTTACCCCTAGATCAttgccgacgcgccgccactctccgcgccaagacagcatcagaagctccagactgaagcacatcagtcccacatcgaaaacatggagaagatcagctccctTCTCACCTGTAAAaagttctctcctctctcctcattaattacgcatgtactacttacctacggttactttgtcaacataaatacattgactgacttaggcatcagagaagagaagatcgCCCAACGcttctccctctgacgccctctatattttacttgacaggtaaatGGAAGTtctgaatatcacaagtagcggtccatctatcggatcagcgttaaccgaAGTCAcctaccgctgaacttttagacattaacattagcATAACCAAAGATTCTGTAGCATAAGTCCAATAGTCCATTAAATAGCAGGCAGCTActagaaaagcaaaaaaaacttaaattacagagagagaaaaaaacgaCAACACATTTCATCCTAGCCCTAACCCCTTAAGCAATTAAGGAAGGAAGGCAGCTACCAGAAAAGCAAAAAAGACTTAAAttacagagagagaaaaatgacaATACATTTCAACCTAGCCGTAGTCCCAACCCCTTACGCaaggtggggggggggggacagaAATTAGAAATGCCAAGTCCATACATATCTATCTGTTACAATAAAGCAAGCTACTCCAGATACAAATCCCACTGCTATTCCAATGACAACTCCCATGTATTCTACTCTTGATTTGCTGTGTGGCTGTGGCTGTGGTTTTGAAAAAGATAGACAAGGGGGAGCAGGATCGCCGCAAAGATTATTCCCTTCGAAGCTTGAATTTAGGAAGGTCCCAAACTGATGTCCTGTAGGGATCTCTCTATCCAATTGATTGTATGCAACAGAAAACTTGGACAATGAGCAGAGATTAACCAACGAGTGTGGTATTGCCCCTGAAAGTTTGTTATGAGACAAATCCAGAGTCTCTAAATTGGTCATCGAAGATAAACTACTCAGAATTGGTCCTGACAGACTGTTAAATTTCAGATCCAATACATGAAGGGATTTCAGGTTCCCAAACTCTGGCCATATTTCTCCACTGAGATTATTGTTGTCAAGTGCCAGCGTAGGTTGAAAGCTCGAAACTTTATTGTGCTGCAATCCCCTTTCACTTGCATTCTTTTTCTGGAAAAGAGGAAATTCAGGGGAAGGTTCCTGAACCGAGCAGATATTCCAATAAATGAGGCTCCTTAGTTCAGTTAAGCTTCTAGGGATATCTCCAGTAAGAGAATTGTTTGATATGTCTAAGTAGAAGAGACTACCGAAATTACCAAACCAGACCGGAATTGTTCCTTCAAAGTGGTTCCAAGATAAATCTAACAACTGCAACATGTTGCTGTTACTCAACCACTGGGGCATTGAACCTGTGAGCCTACAATTTGCAATAATAAGAACCTTCAACTTTGCAAACTGAATGGTTGGATCAACAGGCAATTCTTCATCATAGAAGTTCATGGTGAGAATCAAAGTAGTTAGATTCTGACACTGCTGTAAAATGTGAAGGGCAGATGATATATTAGAATGGCTGGCGTTCGAAAGTGAGAGGTAATGGAGAGTATGAAAATTCTTAAAGGTTTCAGGTATTTGGCCACTCAAGTTGTTCCGAGCAAGATTTATACTATCCAAATGCCGACAAGAGGGAAGATTGGATGGAATAACCCCATCAAACTGGTTTGAACCTAGATCAAGAGAGGCCAAACTTGTCATTGCTGAACAGTTTAGATCAATTGGACCTGACAATGAATTGTTTCTCACATTAAGCATGGAGATAGTTGGGGAATTTGACAAGGAAAGGGGTATCTGACCACTGAAATTATTTGAATGAGCAACAAAGTACTGTAATCTTCCAAGGCCATGGAAAACATCTGGAATAGCTCTTGAAAACAAATTAATGGAGATATCCAAATGAACAAGGTTAATGAGGTTACCAACTTCACTCAACATCCCGGAAAGCTTGTTACTTTGAATGCTCAAATGGGTTAGATTTTGTAGCCGAACTAAGCTTTCAGATATTCCACCTGTGAGATCATTATCGTAGAGATGGAGGTGATGCAAGGAACTACAATTTCCAAGACCTGGTGGGAGGTCACCAGAAAAGTAGTTCACAGCCAAGTTTAGTACATAAAGGTGATGTGAATTTACACAGATACTTGCCGAAAGAGGACCATTCAAGTTGTTATCAGAAATGTCAAGGGACTGGATTGAAGGTAAATCAAAAACAACTGGAATGggaccaaaaataaaattagagcTTAGATCTAAGAGGTCTAAATTTGGTAGATGAAACAATGAGATTGGAAGCGTGTCATTGAAGATATTGTCTGATAGGTTAAGTATCCTAAGCTGTTCCAAATTACCTATAGATTCAGAAATGTTGCCAACTAGTCTTCTACTTGGAAGCTCCAACTTAACCACTCTGTAGCTATCAAGAGAATCATTCAGTCCAAGAGAAGATGAAGAGTTGCAAGTGATACCTGGCCATTTGCAGCAATCAGAAGAGAAATCATTTCCCCATCCATCAATAACAGGAGATAAACCTGTCATGAAATCTTGCAATGCTTGACAGTCATTTGGATTGCACGTCAGGTTTTGAAAGCTCGAAACTTGAGCTTGAAAGCAAAATCCAGTAACAAGGATGACCACAAAGATTTCTTGAACCCCCATATCAGATCAGACCGGGGGGGGGATAAGGGTAGTCGGGAACAAAGATTTCTGAACTGAGCTTAGTGATGATGGAGAATGACAACCCTATTAAGGAAGTGGTGGAGGATGTTCAGTGGGATGATTGGTAGAAATACTCCTAATCGGTCTTGGAATGAGGTTTTGGATGAAGAATGTGAGGGTAATACTGATGCTCTTATAAGCCCGGAGGTGGGCTTTGGTCTAGGATGACTTGGCAGCTTGACTTCTATAAGTCTATCTGCCCATTAATATAATACTCATACTATGTAAATCAGTATATGTATTAACTTTTTGCTGAAAATCTGAGTGAGGCACGGGACCCATTGGGCCCCTGCCTCCCTCTGCCTCTTAGCCTATGTGGTGCAGCTTTTGAATATATTTACCATATTGTTGATCAGGTGATGATGGAGAATAACAAACCTATTAAGGGACTGGTGGAGGATGTTCAGTGGGATGATTGGTAGAAATACTCCAAACCGGTCTTGGAATG belongs to Rosa chinensis cultivar Old Blush chromosome 4, RchiOBHm-V2, whole genome shotgun sequence and includes:
- the LOC112199420 gene encoding phytosulfokine receptor 1 gives rise to the protein MGVQEIFVVILVTGFCFQAQVSSFQNLTCNPNDCQALQDFMTGLSPVIDGWGNDFSSDCCKWPGITCNSSSSLGLNDSLDSYRVVKLELPSRRLVGNISESIGNLEQLRILNLSDNIFNDTLPISLFHLPNLDLLDLSSNFIFGPIPVVFDLPSIQSLDISDNNLNGPLSASICVNSHHLYVLNLAVNYFSGDLPPGLGNCSSLHHLHLYDNDLTGGISESLVRLQNLTHLSIQSNKLSGMLSEVGNLINLVHLDISINLFSRAIPDVFHGLGRLQYFVAHSNNFSGQIPLSLSNSPTISMLNVRNNSLSGPIDLNCSAMTSLASLDLGSNQFDGVIPSNLPSCRHLDSINLARNNLSGQIPETFKNFHTLHYLSLSNASHSNISSALHILQQCQNLTTLILTMNFYDEELPVDPTIQFAKLKVLIIANCRLTGSMPQWLSNSNMLQLLDLSWNHFEGTIPVWFGNFGSLFYLDISNNSLTGDIPRSLTELRSLIYWNICSVQEPSPEFPLFQKKNASERGLQHNKVSSFQPTLALDNNNLSGEIWPEFGNLKSLHVLDLKFNSLSGPILSSLSSMTNLETLDLSHNKLSGAIPHSLVNLCSLSKFSVAYNQLDREIPTGHQFGTFLNSSFEGNNLCGDPAPPCLSFSKPQPQPHSKSRVEYMGVVIGIAVGFVSGVACFIVTDRYVWTWHF